A genomic segment from Sander vitreus isolate 19-12246 chromosome 3, sanVit1, whole genome shotgun sequence encodes:
- the ube4a gene encoding ubiquitin conjugation factor E4 A isoform X1 → MTDQGNNNQNISCNPFAALFSSLADAKQFASGQKAEQSAEPPLEDSGESQSESENSVSDSVDDNDDSVAEISRSFRSRQELCEQLNVNHMIQRIFLITLDNSDPSMRGGNGIPPRCVYLEEMAADLDGQDWLDMDNIEQALFNRLLVLEPGNHLIYMTSCSAVNLSADRDAGEKCAIPYLFACYQRAKEEVTKVPDKLLPFAVRCKNLTVSNTRTVLLTPEIYISQNIYEQVLDLLLQGFSGAQPEEVVEFVEEAIAGLLSDQEVRTFEEVIVPVFDIFQGRVKDLDLCQPVLYSYLDVLLYFSHHKDIAKVLVEHIQPKDPANGLQYQKTLLGAVLSISCLLKTPGVVEGHGYFLNPSRSSAQETKVQEANIHQFMGQFHDKLHQLLKNLLQRSDETRHLLLTWLGSCLQANAGRAKIWANQMPEIFQMYASDAFFLNLGAALLKLCQPFCRPRSAKLLTFNPTYCALKELSEEERRNRNVHATDYPQCLIPGLDKETCLIPVPPQQPVESAQSYSLLTENLVLTQLTLHLGFHRLHEQMVKMNQSLHRLQVTWQEAQRTGNPMSEQLLEQFERLMIVYLSTKAATTQPAMLHCCLNLQASTAALLVQLGLGNQGPEHVALSFPLPSLHNTVLCYVPEFFAENLGDFFIFLRRFADDVLETSAESLEQILNFITVFMGNVERMKNPHLRAKLAEVLEAVMPHMEPVAAGAAQPIVFQRERVFCSYRHAPQLAEALITVFVDIEFTGDPHQFEQKFNYRRPMYPILKYMWGKDNYRESVKHLAHYASENLEAMNPPLFLRFLNLLMNDAIFLLDEAIQYLSKIKVLQLERDRGEWEGLAPDARREKESSLQMLGQLGRFHNIMSNETIGTLAFLTSEIKGIFVHPFLAERIISMLNYFLQHLVGPKMGALKVKDFSEFDFKPQQLVSDICTIYLNLGDEENFCATVPKDGRSYSPTLFSQTVRVLKKINKPGDMIVAFELIADKIKSHADRQQQEEETYADAPDEFLDPIMSTLMLDPVLLPSSNVTVDRSTIARHLLSDQTDPFNRSPLTMDQIRPNEELKQQILQWLDKHKQERLQLGPSG, encoded by the exons ATGACTGACCAGGGCAACAACAACCAGAATATCTCCTGCAACCCCTTCGCTGCCCTCTTCAGCTCACTGGCTGATGCCAAGCAATTTGCATCAGGCCAGAAAGCAGAGCAGTCTGCTGAACCACCAC TGGAGGACTCAGGAGAGAGCCAGTCCGAGTCGGAAAACTCTGTGTCAGACAGCGTCGATGACAATGACGACTCTGTGGCAGAGATCAGCCGCTCCTTCCGGTCCCGGCAGGAGCTGTGTGAACAACTCAATGTCAATCACATGATCCAGCGAATATTTCTCATCACTCTGGACAACA GTGACCCCAGTATGAGAGGAGGTAATGGGATCCCCCCTCGCTGTGTTTACCTGGAGGAGATGGCTGCTGATCTGGATGGACAGGACTGGCTGGACATGGACAACATAGAACAG GCTCTGTTTAACCGTCTGCTGGTACTCGAGCCAGGAAACCACCTCATCTACATGACGTCATGCAGCGCTGTTAACCTGTCTGCTGACCGTGATGCTGGAGAAAAGTGTGCCATCCCTTACCTCTTTGCTTGTTACCAGAGGGCCAAAGAAGAG GTGACGAAGGTACCAGATAAGTTACTGCCGTTTGCCGTTCGCTGTAAGAACCTAACCGTTTCCAACACACGGACGGTTCTGCTCACCCCAGAGATCTACATCAGCCAGAATATCTACGAACAGGTTCTGGACCTGTTGCTGCAAGGTTTCAGTGGAGCAC AGCCAGAGGAGGTGGTTGAGTTTGTGGAGGAGGCCATTGCTGGCCTGCTCTCCGACCAGGAGGTGCGTACCTTCGAGGAGGTGATAGTACCAGTGTTTGATATTTTCCAGGGACGCGTCAAAGACTTGGATCTGTGCCAGCCTGTCCTCTACTCCTACCTGGATGTCCTGCTCTATTTCAGCCACCATAAAGATATTGCCAAG GTATTGGTGGAACACATTCAGCCTAAAGACCCAGCTAATGGTTTGCAGTACCAGAAGACCTTACTGGGAGCAGTGTTGAGTATCTCCTGCTTGTTGAAAACCCCAGGTGTGGTGGAGGGACATGGCTACTTCCTGAACCCCTCCCGCTCCAGCGCCCAGGAAACAAAGGTCCAGGAGGCCAACATCCACCAG TTTATGGGTCAGTTTCATGACAAGCTGCACCAGCTCTTGAAAAACTTGCTCCAGCGGTCGGATGAGACACGCCACTTGCTGCTCACGTGGTTGGGCAGCTGTCTGCAGGCGAACGCTGGCCGGGCCAAGATATGGGCCAATCAGATGCCAGAGATCTTCCAGATGTACGCTTCAGATGCATTCTTTTTAAACTTGGGTGCAGCACTACTGAAGCTGTGCCAGCCCTTCTGCAGGCCGCGGTCGGCCAAACTGCTCACCTTCAACCCTACCTATTGCGCCCTCAAAGAGCTGAGCGAAGAAGAGAGGCGCAATCGTAATGTGCACGCAACAG ATTATCCCCAATGTCTTATACCAGGTCTCGACAAGGAAACCTGTCTGATCCCTGTGCCCCCTCAGCAGCCGGTGGAGTCTGCACAATCCTACAGCCTGCTGACTGAAAACCTCGTCCTCACACAGCTCACCCTGCATCTTGGCTTCCACAG ACTCCATGAGCAGATGGTGAAGATGAACCAGTCTCTCCACCGGCTCCAGGTGACGTGGCAGGAGGCCCAGCGAACGGGCAACCCAATGTCGGAGCAGCTCCTGGAGCAGTTTGAGCGTCTGATGATTGTTTACCTGTCAACCAAAGCTGCCACCACGCAGCCTGCCATGCTGCATTGCTGCCTTAACCTTCAAGCTTCCACGGCTGCTCTGCTGGTTCAGCTTGGTTTGGGGAACCAGGGCCCTGAACATGTAGCACTCAGTTTTCCCCTGCCCTCCCTACATAATACTGTGCTCTGCTATGTACCAG AGTTTTTTGCAGAGAACTTGGGAGATTTTTTCATCTTCCTGCGTCGATTCGCAGACGATGTTTTGGAGACTTCTGCGGAAAGTCTGGAGCAGATTCTTAACTTCATCACTGTCTTCATGGGTAACGTAGAGAG GATGAAGAACCCTCATTTAAGAGCAAAGCTTGCAGAGGTCTTAGAGGCGGTGATGCCCCACATGGAGCCAGTAGCTGCTGGTGCTGCTCAGCCAATTGTGTTCCAGCGAGAGAGAGTCTTCTGCTCCTATAGACATGCACCTCAGCTGGCTGAGGCCCTCATCACTGTGTTTGTAGACATTGAATTCACAG gtgaTCCTCATCAGTTTGAACAGAAATTCAACTATAGAAGACCCATGTATCCCATTCTCAAGTACATGTGGGGTAAAGATAACTACAGAGAGAGTGTCAAG CATTTGGCGCACTATGCATCTGAGAACCTGGAGGCCATGAATCCCCCTCTGTTTCTCAGGTTCCTCAACTTACTGATGAATGATGCCATCTTCCTACTGGATGAGGCTATTCAG TACCTGAGTAAAATCAAGGTTCTGCAGTTGGAGCGGGATCGAGGGGAGTGGGAAGGCCTGGCCCCCGATGCTCGAAGAGAGAAGGAGTCAAGCCTGCAGATGCTTGGACAGCTGGGACGCTTCCACAACATCATGTCTAACGAGACCATCGGCACGCTGGCCTTCCTCACCTCAG AGATCAAGGGGATCTTTGTGCACCCCTTCCTGGCTGAGAGGATAATCTCCATGCTGAATTACTTCCTGCAGCACCTGGTGGGTCCTAAGATGGGTGCCCTTAAAGTCAAGGACTTCAGTGAGTTTGACTTCAAGCCCCAGCAGCTTGTTTCTGACATCTGTACCATCTACCTGAATCTGGG TGATGAGGAGAATTTCTGTGCTACTGTCCCAAAGGATGGACGATCCTACTCTCCTACCCTCTTCTCTCAAACAGTTAGGGTACTGAAGAAGATAAACAAGCCTGGGGACATGATTGTGGCTTTTGAACTCATTGCTGATAAAATAAAG
- the LOC144515412 gene encoding BICD family-like cargo adapter 1 isoform X2 produces the protein MDRLDEWSFKSKKMDLEEDFYFDYRAEEMTGYQDPNELVAALKQKEEEVILAAQLGNALLLENRQLKEKSDKLHEQYADKLEELEQDRHELRLKLEGSQSQWESQVLDLERDVMELRAQVERLTRALSEAERDMNRAQVEHSEHTQRLREQLDTAMEVERAMSGELQALKQELQQKGSHNRPQDEELISAMREQVMRITQKEQLLEERLESVCTENTELRASLASLHTRLALHDQLNQQHSQQLAEAWQEVEAARGRSQQLQVQVEELQEDVSLQEGRSHGDASLLSELESSLETAGLGVSKEEITQEMGSILQLLLPLTQELNSSERSEVVDQQEDLQAMLHQLKGVAQTLAQASSPQELNRAFVDRTGDQCGNRSAAQELRDQNVELQLENAELKQKLQGVQEQAEVVQQAIRDRDEAIAKKNLMEAELVRSKNDMMSLNNQLLEAIQRKLELSQELEAWQDDIQIIINQQLQSQQQSEHLQKKSTSNGISFFRRTTSTWTRQPSSSSSSTCNSDADQGKTHSPWRDWLRRGKGANNGQ, from the exons ATGGATCGACTGGATGAATGGAGCTTCAAGTCCAAGAAAATGGACCTGGAGGAGGATTTCTACTTCGACTACAGAGCGGAGGAAATGACAGGTTATCAAGACCCCAATGAACTTGTTGCTGCTTTGAAACAAAAGGAGGAAGAGGTTATTTTGGCAGCCCAGCTGGGAAACGCATTGCTCCTGGAAAACCGTCAGTTGAAAGAGAAGAGCGACAAACTTCATGAACAATACGCAGACAAGTTGGAG GAGCTGGAGCAGGACAGGCATGAGCTGCGGCTGAAGCTGGAGGGCAGCCAGTCCCAGTGGGAGAGCCAGGTGTTGGACCTGGAGAGGGATGTGATGGAGCTGAGGGCCCAGGTGGAGCGGCTCACCCGGGCCCTCAGCGAGGCCGAGAGGGACATGAATCGAGCCCAGGTGGAGCACAGCGAGCACACACAGCGACTCAGGGAGCAACTCGACACA GCGATGGAGGTGGAGAGAGCCATGTCCGGTGAGCTGCAGGCTCTAAAACAGGAGCTCCAACAAAAAGGAAGCCACAACCGGCCGCAGGACGAGGAGCTGATCAGTGCCATGAGGGAGCAG gtgATGCGTATCACCCAAAAGGAGCAGTTGCTGGAAGAGCGTTTGGAGAGTGTGTGTACAGAAAACACTGAGCTGAGGGCGAGTTTGGCCTCCTTACACACACGCCTGGCTCTACATGACCAACTCAACCAGCAGCACAGCCAGCAG CTAGCAGAGGCGTGGCAGGAGGTGGAGGCAGCGAGGGGTCGCTCACAGCAGCTGCAGGTCCAGGTGGAGGAGCTTCAGGAGGATGTGTCCCTGCAGGAAGGCAGGAGCCACGGAGACGCCTCCCTGCTGTCTGAGCTGGAGAGCAGCCTGGAGACAGCAGGGCTGGGAGTCAGTAAAGAAGAG ATAACGCAAGAAATGGGATCCATCCTCCAGTTACTGCTTCCACTGACTCAGGAACTAAACAGCtcagagaggtcagaggtcgTGGATCAACAGGAGGACCTGCAGGCCATGCTGCATCAGCTGAAGGGAGTGGCCCAAACCCTGGCACAGGCATCCAGCCCTCAG GAGCTGAATCGAGCTTTTGTCGACAGGACGGGCGATCAGTGTGGGAATCGGAGCGCAGCACAGGAGCTGAGAGATCAG AACGTCGAGCTGCAGCTGGAAAATGCTGAACTGAAGCAGAAGCTGCAGGGTGTGCAGGAACAGGCTGAAGTGGTCCAGCAGGCCATCAGAGACCGGGATGAAGCCATAGCCAA GAAAAACCTGATGGAGGCCGAGTTGGTGAGAAGTAAAAATGACATGATGTCTCTGAACAACCAGTTATTAGAAGCCATCCAACGTAAACTGGAGTTGTCACAGGAACTGGAGGCCTGGCAG GACGACATCCAGATCATCATCAATCAGCAGCTCCAGTCCCAGCAGCAGTCGGAGCATCTTCAGAAAAAGTCCACCTCCAACGGCATATCCTTTTTCCGCAGGACGACCTCCACCTGGACACGccagccctcctcctcctcttcctccacctgtAATTCAGACGCTGATCAGGGCAAAACCCACTCcccctggagggactggttaaggCGAGGGAAAGGGGCGAATAATGGACAGTGA
- the ube4a gene encoding ubiquitin conjugation factor E4 A isoform X2 — MTDQGNNNQNISCNPFAALFSSLADAKQFASGQKAEQSAEPPLEDSGESQSESENSVSDSVDDNDDSVAEISRSFRSRQELCEQLNVNHMIQRIFLITLDNSDPSMRGGNGIPPRCVYLEEMAADLDGQDWLDMDNIEQALFNRLLVLEPGNHLIYMTSCSAVNLSADRDAGEKCAIPYLFACYQRAKEEVTKVPDKLLPFAVRCKNLTVSNTRTVLLTPEIYISQNIYEQVLDLLLQGFSGAQPEEVVEFVEEAIAGLLSDQEVRTFEEVIVPVFDIFQGRVKDLDLCQPVLYSYLDVLLYFSHHKDIAKVLVEHIQPKDPANGLQYQKTLLGAVLSISCLLKTPGVVEGHGYFLNPSRSSAQETKVQEANIHQFMGQFHDKLHQLLKNLLQRSDETRHLLLTWLGSCLQANAGRAKIWANQMPEIFQMYASDAFFLNLGAALLKLCQPFCRPRSAKLLTFNPTYCALKELSEEERRNRNVHATGLDKETCLIPVPPQQPVESAQSYSLLTENLVLTQLTLHLGFHRLHEQMVKMNQSLHRLQVTWQEAQRTGNPMSEQLLEQFERLMIVYLSTKAATTQPAMLHCCLNLQASTAALLVQLGLGNQGPEHVALSFPLPSLHNTVLCYVPEFFAENLGDFFIFLRRFADDVLETSAESLEQILNFITVFMGNVERMKNPHLRAKLAEVLEAVMPHMEPVAAGAAQPIVFQRERVFCSYRHAPQLAEALITVFVDIEFTGDPHQFEQKFNYRRPMYPILKYMWGKDNYRESVKHLAHYASENLEAMNPPLFLRFLNLLMNDAIFLLDEAIQYLSKIKVLQLERDRGEWEGLAPDARREKESSLQMLGQLGRFHNIMSNETIGTLAFLTSEIKGIFVHPFLAERIISMLNYFLQHLVGPKMGALKVKDFSEFDFKPQQLVSDICTIYLNLGDEENFCATVPKDGRSYSPTLFSQTVRVLKKINKPGDMIVAFELIADKIKSHADRQQQEEETYADAPDEFLDPIMSTLMLDPVLLPSSNVTVDRSTIARHLLSDQTDPFNRSPLTMDQIRPNEELKQQILQWLDKHKQERLQLGPSG, encoded by the exons ATGACTGACCAGGGCAACAACAACCAGAATATCTCCTGCAACCCCTTCGCTGCCCTCTTCAGCTCACTGGCTGATGCCAAGCAATTTGCATCAGGCCAGAAAGCAGAGCAGTCTGCTGAACCACCAC TGGAGGACTCAGGAGAGAGCCAGTCCGAGTCGGAAAACTCTGTGTCAGACAGCGTCGATGACAATGACGACTCTGTGGCAGAGATCAGCCGCTCCTTCCGGTCCCGGCAGGAGCTGTGTGAACAACTCAATGTCAATCACATGATCCAGCGAATATTTCTCATCACTCTGGACAACA GTGACCCCAGTATGAGAGGAGGTAATGGGATCCCCCCTCGCTGTGTTTACCTGGAGGAGATGGCTGCTGATCTGGATGGACAGGACTGGCTGGACATGGACAACATAGAACAG GCTCTGTTTAACCGTCTGCTGGTACTCGAGCCAGGAAACCACCTCATCTACATGACGTCATGCAGCGCTGTTAACCTGTCTGCTGACCGTGATGCTGGAGAAAAGTGTGCCATCCCTTACCTCTTTGCTTGTTACCAGAGGGCCAAAGAAGAG GTGACGAAGGTACCAGATAAGTTACTGCCGTTTGCCGTTCGCTGTAAGAACCTAACCGTTTCCAACACACGGACGGTTCTGCTCACCCCAGAGATCTACATCAGCCAGAATATCTACGAACAGGTTCTGGACCTGTTGCTGCAAGGTTTCAGTGGAGCAC AGCCAGAGGAGGTGGTTGAGTTTGTGGAGGAGGCCATTGCTGGCCTGCTCTCCGACCAGGAGGTGCGTACCTTCGAGGAGGTGATAGTACCAGTGTTTGATATTTTCCAGGGACGCGTCAAAGACTTGGATCTGTGCCAGCCTGTCCTCTACTCCTACCTGGATGTCCTGCTCTATTTCAGCCACCATAAAGATATTGCCAAG GTATTGGTGGAACACATTCAGCCTAAAGACCCAGCTAATGGTTTGCAGTACCAGAAGACCTTACTGGGAGCAGTGTTGAGTATCTCCTGCTTGTTGAAAACCCCAGGTGTGGTGGAGGGACATGGCTACTTCCTGAACCCCTCCCGCTCCAGCGCCCAGGAAACAAAGGTCCAGGAGGCCAACATCCACCAG TTTATGGGTCAGTTTCATGACAAGCTGCACCAGCTCTTGAAAAACTTGCTCCAGCGGTCGGATGAGACACGCCACTTGCTGCTCACGTGGTTGGGCAGCTGTCTGCAGGCGAACGCTGGCCGGGCCAAGATATGGGCCAATCAGATGCCAGAGATCTTCCAGATGTACGCTTCAGATGCATTCTTTTTAAACTTGGGTGCAGCACTACTGAAGCTGTGCCAGCCCTTCTGCAGGCCGCGGTCGGCCAAACTGCTCACCTTCAACCCTACCTATTGCGCCCTCAAAGAGCTGAGCGAAGAAGAGAGGCGCAATCGTAATGTGCACGCAACAG GTCTCGACAAGGAAACCTGTCTGATCCCTGTGCCCCCTCAGCAGCCGGTGGAGTCTGCACAATCCTACAGCCTGCTGACTGAAAACCTCGTCCTCACACAGCTCACCCTGCATCTTGGCTTCCACAG ACTCCATGAGCAGATGGTGAAGATGAACCAGTCTCTCCACCGGCTCCAGGTGACGTGGCAGGAGGCCCAGCGAACGGGCAACCCAATGTCGGAGCAGCTCCTGGAGCAGTTTGAGCGTCTGATGATTGTTTACCTGTCAACCAAAGCTGCCACCACGCAGCCTGCCATGCTGCATTGCTGCCTTAACCTTCAAGCTTCCACGGCTGCTCTGCTGGTTCAGCTTGGTTTGGGGAACCAGGGCCCTGAACATGTAGCACTCAGTTTTCCCCTGCCCTCCCTACATAATACTGTGCTCTGCTATGTACCAG AGTTTTTTGCAGAGAACTTGGGAGATTTTTTCATCTTCCTGCGTCGATTCGCAGACGATGTTTTGGAGACTTCTGCGGAAAGTCTGGAGCAGATTCTTAACTTCATCACTGTCTTCATGGGTAACGTAGAGAG GATGAAGAACCCTCATTTAAGAGCAAAGCTTGCAGAGGTCTTAGAGGCGGTGATGCCCCACATGGAGCCAGTAGCTGCTGGTGCTGCTCAGCCAATTGTGTTCCAGCGAGAGAGAGTCTTCTGCTCCTATAGACATGCACCTCAGCTGGCTGAGGCCCTCATCACTGTGTTTGTAGACATTGAATTCACAG gtgaTCCTCATCAGTTTGAACAGAAATTCAACTATAGAAGACCCATGTATCCCATTCTCAAGTACATGTGGGGTAAAGATAACTACAGAGAGAGTGTCAAG CATTTGGCGCACTATGCATCTGAGAACCTGGAGGCCATGAATCCCCCTCTGTTTCTCAGGTTCCTCAACTTACTGATGAATGATGCCATCTTCCTACTGGATGAGGCTATTCAG TACCTGAGTAAAATCAAGGTTCTGCAGTTGGAGCGGGATCGAGGGGAGTGGGAAGGCCTGGCCCCCGATGCTCGAAGAGAGAAGGAGTCAAGCCTGCAGATGCTTGGACAGCTGGGACGCTTCCACAACATCATGTCTAACGAGACCATCGGCACGCTGGCCTTCCTCACCTCAG AGATCAAGGGGATCTTTGTGCACCCCTTCCTGGCTGAGAGGATAATCTCCATGCTGAATTACTTCCTGCAGCACCTGGTGGGTCCTAAGATGGGTGCCCTTAAAGTCAAGGACTTCAGTGAGTTTGACTTCAAGCCCCAGCAGCTTGTTTCTGACATCTGTACCATCTACCTGAATCTGGG TGATGAGGAGAATTTCTGTGCTACTGTCCCAAAGGATGGACGATCCTACTCTCCTACCCTCTTCTCTCAAACAGTTAGGGTACTGAAGAAGATAAACAAGCCTGGGGACATGATTGTGGCTTTTGAACTCATTGCTGATAAAATAAAG
- the LOC144515412 gene encoding BICD family-like cargo adapter 1 isoform X1, with amino-acid sequence MDRLDEWSFKSKKMDLEEDFYFDYRAEEMTGYQDPNELVAALKQKEEEVILAAQLGNALLLENRQLKEKSDKLHEQYADKLEELEQDRHELRLKLEGSQSQWESQVLDLERDVMELRAQVERLTRALSEAERDMNRAQVEHSEHTQRLREQLDTAMEVERAMSGELQALKQELQQKGSHNRPQDEELISAMREQVMRITQKEQLLEERLESVCTENTELRASLASLHTRLALHDQLNQQHSQQLAEAWQEVEAARGRSQQLQVQVEELQEDVSLQEGRSHGDASLLSELESSLETAGLGVSKEEITQEMGSILQLLLPLTQELNSSERSEVVDQQEDLQAMLHQLKGVAQTLAQASSPQELNRAFVDRTGDQCGNRSAAQELRDQIYTILLQNVELQLENAELKQKLQGVQEQAEVVQQAIRDRDEAIAKKNLMEAELVRSKNDMMSLNNQLLEAIQRKLELSQELEAWQDDIQIIINQQLQSQQQSEHLQKKSTSNGISFFRRTTSTWTRQPSSSSSSTCNSDADQGKTHSPWRDWLRRGKGANNGQ; translated from the exons ATGGATCGACTGGATGAATGGAGCTTCAAGTCCAAGAAAATGGACCTGGAGGAGGATTTCTACTTCGACTACAGAGCGGAGGAAATGACAGGTTATCAAGACCCCAATGAACTTGTTGCTGCTTTGAAACAAAAGGAGGAAGAGGTTATTTTGGCAGCCCAGCTGGGAAACGCATTGCTCCTGGAAAACCGTCAGTTGAAAGAGAAGAGCGACAAACTTCATGAACAATACGCAGACAAGTTGGAG GAGCTGGAGCAGGACAGGCATGAGCTGCGGCTGAAGCTGGAGGGCAGCCAGTCCCAGTGGGAGAGCCAGGTGTTGGACCTGGAGAGGGATGTGATGGAGCTGAGGGCCCAGGTGGAGCGGCTCACCCGGGCCCTCAGCGAGGCCGAGAGGGACATGAATCGAGCCCAGGTGGAGCACAGCGAGCACACACAGCGACTCAGGGAGCAACTCGACACA GCGATGGAGGTGGAGAGAGCCATGTCCGGTGAGCTGCAGGCTCTAAAACAGGAGCTCCAACAAAAAGGAAGCCACAACCGGCCGCAGGACGAGGAGCTGATCAGTGCCATGAGGGAGCAG gtgATGCGTATCACCCAAAAGGAGCAGTTGCTGGAAGAGCGTTTGGAGAGTGTGTGTACAGAAAACACTGAGCTGAGGGCGAGTTTGGCCTCCTTACACACACGCCTGGCTCTACATGACCAACTCAACCAGCAGCACAGCCAGCAG CTAGCAGAGGCGTGGCAGGAGGTGGAGGCAGCGAGGGGTCGCTCACAGCAGCTGCAGGTCCAGGTGGAGGAGCTTCAGGAGGATGTGTCCCTGCAGGAAGGCAGGAGCCACGGAGACGCCTCCCTGCTGTCTGAGCTGGAGAGCAGCCTGGAGACAGCAGGGCTGGGAGTCAGTAAAGAAGAG ATAACGCAAGAAATGGGATCCATCCTCCAGTTACTGCTTCCACTGACTCAGGAACTAAACAGCtcagagaggtcagaggtcgTGGATCAACAGGAGGACCTGCAGGCCATGCTGCATCAGCTGAAGGGAGTGGCCCAAACCCTGGCACAGGCATCCAGCCCTCAG GAGCTGAATCGAGCTTTTGTCGACAGGACGGGCGATCAGTGTGGGAATCGGAGCGCAGCACAGGAGCTGAGAGATCAG atatatacgATCCTCTTGCAGAACGTCGAGCTGCAGCTGGAAAATGCTGAACTGAAGCAGAAGCTGCAGGGTGTGCAGGAACAGGCTGAAGTGGTCCAGCAGGCCATCAGAGACCGGGATGAAGCCATAGCCAA GAAAAACCTGATGGAGGCCGAGTTGGTGAGAAGTAAAAATGACATGATGTCTCTGAACAACCAGTTATTAGAAGCCATCCAACGTAAACTGGAGTTGTCACAGGAACTGGAGGCCTGGCAG GACGACATCCAGATCATCATCAATCAGCAGCTCCAGTCCCAGCAGCAGTCGGAGCATCTTCAGAAAAAGTCCACCTCCAACGGCATATCCTTTTTCCGCAGGACGACCTCCACCTGGACACGccagccctcctcctcctcttcctccacctgtAATTCAGACGCTGATCAGGGCAAAACCCACTCcccctggagggactggttaaggCGAGGGAAAGGGGCGAATAATGGACAGTGA